Part of the Sinorhizobium sp. BG8 genome, GAATTGGCGGTTGTCGCATTGCTGTCTGCGGCGGTTGCATTTCCGCTGCTGCTGACCATCTGCCTGCGCGAAGAAGCGCTTCGCAAGGCCGAGGAACAGCTTCAGCACGCACTGAACCATGATCCCGTGACCGGCACCATAAGCGCCAACGCATTCGTGAGTTCGGTCGAGGATGCGATGGACCGCCGGCGCGTGAACGATGAGGAAAGTATCGACGGAATCATGCTCGTTCTTAGGGTCGGCAATCTCGATGAGATCGGTCGGCGCTATGGTCCGCAATGGGCGGAAACGTTGCTTCAATCGCTTGTCCGGATCGTGCAAGCCTCCGTACGCTACGGCGATCTCGTCGCCCGCCTCGCCTCCGACGAACTCGGGATCTACCTGCCGGGAGCGACGACGGAAAACACCAGGGACATATGCGAGCGGATCCGCGCGCGGGTGAGCGAGACCACCTTTGTTACCGGCCAGGAGCGTCAGATCTCCGTGTCGGTGCGCCTCGGCGGTACCAGGGTGGAAGACCGGGCTGACTTCCAGGCGCTCCGCGAGGCGGCTAACCGCGCCGCCCTTGCGGAAGAAGAGGCTGGCCCTCTCCTTTTCCGGGAACTCTTTTCGTGACCCGGCGGGCCAGTGCCCGCCCCCGCAATTATTGATCCGGCATCATTGATCCGGCATCGTTGATTATAGGGAATCGCTGATTATCCGGCTCACGATCCCGTCGACCGACTGCCGCCAGTACGGCATGGTCCAGCCGAAGGTCGAGCCGAATTTGGTGCTGGACAGTTGCGTGTTCATCGGACGAGGCGCCGGCGCGGCGAATTCGGCGGCGGTTATGTCACGAACCTCCGCCCATGCGCCACCGAGGGCCCGGCTGGCGGAGAACACATGGCGCGCGAAATCGGCCCATGAGGTGGTGCCGGTTCCCGCGAGGTGATAGGTCCCGTAATGCACGCCCTCCCCCGACGCGGCGACTACGCGCAGGATAGCGTCGGCAATGTCGAGCGCCGAAGACGGGTTGCCCTGCTGGTCCGCGACGACAGCGATTTCGTCGCGACCGCTCGCCAGCCGCAGCATGGTCTTTACGAAGTTCGTTCCGAACGGGCTGTAAACCCAGCTCGTCCGCAGGATGAAGTGGCGGGGTGCTGCCGCTGCCACGGCCATTTCGCCCGCAAGCTTGGAAGCGCCATAGACATTCAGCGGCGCCGGCGCGTCCGTCTCATGGTAGGCGCCCTGCCTTTTTCCGTCGAAGACGTAGTCGGTCGACAGATGGATGATCGGCACCCCGAGACGGGACGCCGCCTCGGCGACTGCCCCGGCACCGGTGCCGTTGATCCTGTGGGCCAGTTCAGGCTCATCCTCGGCCAGGTCGACGGCCGTATAGGCGGCAGCCGAAACCACGAGGTCGGGGCGCGAGGATGCCAGCACCGGCCAGATGGTCTCCGGTCGAGCCAGATCGAGATCGGGGCGCCCCAGAGCGACCACCTCGACCTGGGGCAGCGCCATCGCCCGCTCCATCAGGGCCAGGGCGACCTGGCCCCGGGTTCCGGTTACGGCGATCCTCATGCCGAGCGTCGCTGACGTTCGCCGAGCCGCGCGCCCGAGTAGCGCCCGTCCCGGATCGGCTCCCACCACCACCGATTGGCCAGATACCAGTCGACGGTCATGCTCAGCCCGTCGTCGAACCCCAACTGCGGCTTCCACCCAAGCTCTCGTTCGATCTTGGCGGGGTCGATGGCATAGCGCCGGTCATGGCCGGGCCGGTCGGAGACGTGGGTTATGAGATCCCGGTAGCTTTTTCCCTGCCCGCGCGGCCGCCGGGTATCGAGACGATCGCAAATGCCCTCGACAACGGCAAGATTGCTGCGCTCGGCGCGTGCGCCGATGTTGTAGCTTTCCCCCGGCCTGCCCTGTCTCACCACCAGTTCCAGCGCGCGCGCATGATCCTCCACATGCAGCCAGTCGCGCACGTTCGCCCCGGTGCCATAGATTGGCAGAGGCTTCTCCTCGATGGCGTTGATGATCGCGAGCGGGATTAGCTTTTCGGGAAAGTGATACGGACCGAAGTTGTTGGAGCAGTTGGACAACACGACGGGCAGCCCATAGGTGTGAGCCCATGCGCGTACCATGTGATCCGAGGCGGCCTTCGACGCCGCGTAGGGCGAAGACGGGGCGTATGCCGTCTCTTCGGTGAACACGCCTCCGTCGAAGGGAAGATCTCCGAACACCTCGTCCGTGGAGATGTGATGGAACCGGAAACGCTCGCGCTTTCCCGTCGCGAGCTCGCTCCAGTGGGCAAGTGCCGCGTTGAGCAGGCTAACGGTTCCGACGATATTCGTCTTGACGAAGACGTCCGGGCCTTCGATCGAGCGGTCGACATGGCTTTCGGCCGCAAGGTGCATCACCGCGCCGATCTTCTCGCGGCGCATGATCTCGAGCATATGCCGCTCGTCACCGATATCAGCGCGATAGTGCACGTAGTTCGCCTGCGTTTCGATCATCCGGAGGGAGTCGAGATTGCCCGCATAGGTCAGCTTGTCGACATTGACGACGCGCTCCGCGCCATCCGCCACCAGATGGCGGCAGACAGCGGAACCGATGAAACCGGCCCCGCCCGTGACGAGAATCCGCATGCCTCCCGCCGCCATCACGCGATCTCCCTGAAAACCGCTGCATCCGCCAGGTGCGGTGCCTCCCGGTCCTTCGCGGACATCCGCAGGCTGCCGGCCGCGACAGGCCAATCTATGCCGATTTCGGGATCATCAAAGCGCAGGGCCCGGTCATGATCAGGCGAGTAGAAGTCGCTCACCTTGTAGAGGACCTCCGTATCCGGCTCCAGCGTGAGGAAGCCGTGCGCAAAGCCGGCCGGCACGAGGATCTGGTTACCGGTCGCAGCCGAGAGCTCGATGCCGAGCCACTTTGCAAAGGTGGGCGAGCCCCGGCGAATATCGACCACCACATCGAAAACCCGCCCGCGAACGACCCTGACGAGCTTCACCTGTGCCCGCGGCGGCAACTGGTAGTGCAGTCCTCGCAAGGTACCCGCTTCGGCGGAGTAGGAATGATTGTCCTGTACGAAGGTCGTATCGATGCCATCCGCTGCAAACCTCGCCGCATTGTAGGTCTCGACGAAGAAGCCGCGATCGTCTTGGAACCTTCGCGGCGTCAGCTCAAACACACCATCGAGGCCGAGGGGACGGATCTCAGGCATCCGCGAGCTCCCTGATCCGTCGCTGAAGGTAGGCTGCGTAGTCCGTTTTTCCCATCGTGGCGGCGCGGGCCAGGACCTGGTCCGCCGACAGATAGCCGAGTTCATAGGCGATCTCTTCCGGGCACATGATCTTCACACCCTGCCGGTACTCGATCGTGCGCACGAAGGATGCCGCGTCGTG contains:
- a CDS encoding GGDEF domain-containing protein, which gives rise to MLSLAFPERSLWWELAVVALLSAAVAFPLLLTICLREEALRKAEEQLQHALNHDPVTGTISANAFVSSVEDAMDRRRVNDEESIDGIMLVLRVGNLDEIGRRYGPQWAETLLQSLVRIVQASVRYGDLVARLASDELGIYLPGATTENTRDICERIRARVSETTFVTGQERQISVSVRLGGTRVEDRADFQALREAANRAALAEEEAGPLLFRELFS
- the rfbD gene encoding dTDP-4-dehydrorhamnose reductase; the encoded protein is MRIAVTGTRGQVALALMERAMALPQVEVVALGRPDLDLARPETIWPVLASSRPDLVVSAAAYTAVDLAEDEPELAHRINGTGAGAVAEAASRLGVPIIHLSTDYVFDGKRQGAYHETDAPAPLNVYGASKLAGEMAVAAAAPRHFILRTSWVYSPFGTNFVKTMLRLASGRDEIAVVADQQGNPSSALDIADAILRVVAASGEGVHYGTYHLAGTGTTSWADFARHVFSASRALGGAWAEVRDITAAEFAAPAPRPMNTQLSSTKFGSTFGWTMPYWRQSVDGIVSRIISDSL
- the rfbB gene encoding dTDP-glucose 4,6-dehydratase, whose amino-acid sequence is MRILVTGGAGFIGSAVCRHLVADGAERVVNVDKLTYAGNLDSLRMIETQANYVHYRADIGDERHMLEIMRREKIGAVMHLAAESHVDRSIEGPDVFVKTNIVGTVSLLNAALAHWSELATGKRERFRFHHISTDEVFGDLPFDGGVFTEETAYAPSSPYAASKAASDHMVRAWAHTYGLPVVLSNCSNNFGPYHFPEKLIPLAIINAIEEKPLPIYGTGANVRDWLHVEDHARALELVVRQGRPGESYNIGARAERSNLAVVEGICDRLDTRRPRGQGKSYRDLITHVSDRPGHDRRYAIDPAKIERELGWKPQLGFDDGLSMTVDWYLANRWWWEPIRDGRYSGARLGERQRRSA
- the rfbC gene encoding dTDP-4-dehydrorhamnose 3,5-epimerase; this encodes MPEIRPLGLDGVFELTPRRFQDDRGFFVETYNAARFAADGIDTTFVQDNHSYSAEAGTLRGLHYQLPPRAQVKLVRVVRGRVFDVVVDIRRGSPTFAKWLGIELSAATGNQILVPAGFAHGFLTLEPDTEVLYKVSDFYSPDHDRALRFDDPEIGIDWPVAAGSLRMSAKDREAPHLADAAVFREIA